The following proteins are co-located in the Apium graveolens cultivar Ventura chromosome 5, ASM990537v1, whole genome shotgun sequence genome:
- the LOC141724013 gene encoding protein disulfide isomerase-like 2-2 produces the protein MWSNVDCDEQKETCNIFGVPRYPTIQWFPIGSLEPKLYGGARTAEALVDFVNSEGGTNVEIVVVPSSVVVLNSDNFDEIVLDKTKDVLVELYASWCGHCNNLAPIYEMVASAFNLKEDVVIANIDADIHKDIGEKYGVNGFPTPKFFPKAGEEYDGGRDLDDLVKNLCLYQPNIDFTDVIHILFCYHLHLPPNLTSKLVEKV, from the exons ATGTGGTCTAAT GTAGATTGTGATGAGCAAAAGGAAACTTGCAACATATTTGGAGTTCCCCGGTACCCCACCATTCAGTGGTTTCCTATAGGGTCTTTGGAGCCCAAATT GTATGGAGGCGCTCGCACTGCAGAAGCCCTTGTTGACTTTGTGAATAGTGAAGGAG GTACAAACGTTGAGATAGTTGTAGTGCCCTCAAGTGTCGTGGTACTGAATTCTGATAACTTCGATGAGATTGTCTTGGATAAGACTAAAGATGTCCTGGTTGAGTTGTATGCATCCTG GTGCGGTCATTGCAATAACCTTGCTCCT ATATATGAAATGGTTGCATCGGCCTTTAACTTGAAAGAAGATGTAGTAATAGCTAATATTGATGCTGACATCCACAAGGATATTGGCGAAAA GTATGGTGTTAATGGCTTTCCGACTCCAAAATTCTTTCCCAAAGCTGGTGAAGAATACGATGGTGGAAGAGACCTGGACGACTTGGTGAAGAATCTATGTCTGTATCAACCAAACATAGATTTTACTGATGTCATTCACATTTTATTCTGCTATCATCTACATTTACCCCCCAATCTAACGAGTAAACTAGTTGAAAAAGTTTGA
- the LOC141660063 gene encoding uncharacterized protein LOC141660063, with the protein MEEKNDIGIKHVAHEHLLILNETYVAKKGFHACHGCLKRIDSCKSSVYSCSNSTSCPTSTDASGVVHICIRFLLHKTCAELPLKIVDPTNQKQFLVFHKLPRVTTDRLFSLIVHCKLCFRSWFGFCYNSSSDYSYICLMCAIIHVEQSKEDPIFEHPGHSHPLASIEQPSSFKCCACKVNDTNILDSSYRCTKCQFWIHKSCGDAPHSSQFQFHKHALILSFSLPQVYHKFPQFCRICSERLYTLDWLYCCYSCRYFTHFQCARSSPMLSSSENETYPNLVHLPAADELSHNLLLEQFIKDTVTLSHSSNGNIISSATNYIKHWSHKHDLKLITTSELFDKKNDDDILLLCDGCVKPIQTFDSLFYACVPCKYVLHKFCAEFPQEIEHHLWPGKKLFSNKFIEPFQLFMCEGCGFYCNGIFFIDNLEVTASDSVKFSCIHIGCVSLPKVIKHEAHCHQLDQVLDNTINDCNASIHAIGVQIKYRCKKCKFDICGKCITKARTCKNRWDPHPLDWIYDTGMVNDHEHDYDCEFCPKEIDTNKWFYHCSKCDLSFHTYCVENLSHLYYKDVKFGATDIKIKDQVHPHALTFVLNKKVRRCRNCDGESFGIPVLQCTPCKSTIFCYRKRGLGWCYPDS; encoded by the exons ATGGAAGAAAAAAATGATATAGGTATAAAGCACGTTGCTCACGAGCACTTGCTAATTCTAAATGAAACTTATGTTGCTAAAAAGGGTTTTCATGCTTGTCATGGCTGCCTGAAACGAATAGATTCATGTAAATCATCTGTTTACAGTTGCAGCAATAGCACCAGCTGCCCTACTAGTACTGATGCTAGTGGTGTCGTACATATTTGTATAAGATTTTTACTTCATAAAACCTGTGCAGAGTTACCCCTTAAGATTGTAGACCCTACTAACCAGAAACAGTTTCTCGTTTTTCATAAACTTCCCCGAGTAACTACAGATAGGTTGTTTTCACTTATAGTGCATTGTAAGCTATGTTTCCGCTCATGGTTTGGGTTCTGCTATAACAGTAGTTCCGACTATTCATATATTTGCCTCATGTGTGCTATAATCCATGTTGAGCAGTCCAAAGAGGACCCCATATTCGAGCATCCAGGTCACAGTCATCCATTAGCCTCAATCGAGCAACCGTCCTCATTCAAATGTTGTGCCTGCAAAGTAAATGATACTAATATATTAGACTCATCTTATCGATGCACCAAATGTCAGTTTTGGATTCACAAAAGTTGTGGAGATGCACCTCACTCTTCCCAATTTCAATTTCATAAACATGCTCTCATCCTCTCATTTTCTCTTCCTCAAGTGTACCACAAATTTCCTCAGTTTTGTAGAATCTGCAGTGAGAGGCTGTATACGCTAGACTGGCTTTACTGTTGTTACAGCTGCAGATATTTCACTCATTTTCAATGTGCTAGATCAAGTCCAATGTTGAG TTCAAGTGAGAACGAAACATATCCTAATTTGGTGCACCTTCCAGCAGCTGATGAATTATCCCATAATCTTTTGCTTGAGCAATTTATCAAAGATACGGTTACTCTGTCTCATTCTTCTAACGGTAACATCATCTCTAGTGCAACAAATTATATTAAACATTGGTCTCACAAACATGATCTTAAGCTCATCACAACCAGTGAGTTGTTTGATAAGAAAAATGACGATGACATACTATTGCTTTGCGATGGTTGTGTCAAACCCATTCAAACTTTTGACAGTCTATTCTATGCTTGTGTTCCTTGCAAATACGTTTTACATAAATTCTGTGCTGAGTTTCCTCAAGAGATTGAGCACCACCTCTGGCCTGGTAAAAAGCTATTTTCAAATAAGTTTATTGAACCATTCCAGCTTTTCATGTGTGAAGGTTGCGGATTTTACTGCAATGGTATATTTTTTATTGATAATTTGGAAGTGACAGCATCTGATAGTGTGAAGTTCAGTTGTATTCATATTGGATGTGTGAGCTTACCCAAAGTTATCAAACACGAAGCTCACTGTCACCAACTCGATCAAGTTTTAGACAATACGATTAATGATTGTAATGCATCCATACATGCTATTGGTGTTCAAATTAAGTACCGATGTAAAAAGTGCAAGTTCGATATATGTGGAAAATGTATTACGAAGGCAAGAACATGCAAAAACAGGTGGGATCCTCATCCGCTGGACTGGATATATGATACTGGCATGGTCAATGATCATGAGCATGACTACGACTGTGAGTTTTGCCCTAAGGAAATAGACACAAATAAATGGTTTTATCATTGCAGTAAGTGTGATCTTTCATTTCATACATATTGTGTTGAAAACTTATCTCATCTCTACTACAAAGATGTAAAGTTTGGGGCTACTGATATAAAAATTAAAGACCAAGTCCATCCCCACGCACTCACATTTGTTTTGAACAAAAAGGTTCGTCGATGCAGGAACTGTGATGGGGAAAGCTTTGGTATACCGGTTCTCCAGTGTACACCATGTAAAAGTACCATATTCTGCTACAGGAAGCGGGGTTTGGGGTGGTGCTATCCAGATTCATAA